The stretch of DNA GAACTGTAATTCTTTTGCATTACCAGACCTCATACCGTTAATGGTCTTACCAAACTGATTTTGAACAAGCTTGATGAACTGGGGTACAGTGTAATATCcccgaaaataaataatatttaaatggacatattttattaaatatgtaatttcttgagaaatgaagtaggattatgatcttacttaggtaattgttgagaaattaattaatgaaatacgttatttttggGCCCGAcaattgtggaattttagctatgtggttagcaatgtcacgacattaaatgaagaattattttgagaatatcccggattaagttagaattttattagaatgtcggattggggaattagtaaaattaccataaATGCccctaagttataattttagtttaagtttCTTTGaagggtaaattagtcattttttatgttttgacttcttGACCTTTGACTTTTTGCTGGGCTGattgttagtttaaaaaaaaaaaaaaaaaaaagaaaggcaACCTTATTTAAGttgcttccaaggcaagaaaacaaaaacaaaattacataacttcaagcattttcttcttcctctcttgCCGACCCTTGAAGCAGCTGGGAACCAAGGAAAACTCAtttcttttcttcaatttcttgagctaatcttaaccctagaagctagctaagtggaggtaaagggaaggccaaagtcgagcaaccatgagtttatggtcgcagcagcaatgtacataccagccgtaggcagcccagtttacaggatgctctattttgattgtattttggaaaatataaagcttatgttgtaaaacaCTTTGAaatcagtttgtaaatattttgaaaacaggggaaccccgtaatccatgttacttatcttttgttaaacagtttaaaagttgagttttaactatcaaaatttaattacccacacttttagtataattacatcttatataattattggtattttaaataaattgcacacacgtggcgtccctgttggacagggcgttacatatAGCATATTGAGCATCAAACTTTTGTTTGATGAGTTTGATCCATGTGTATCTGGAACAGTCATCAACAATAGTGATGAAATATCTATACCCTTCAATTGTGCAAGTGTTATAAGGACCCCAAATGTCAACATGAATGagataaaatatttttcagcAATGTTATGATTTGAAATGAAAGGAAGTTTTCTTTGTTTTGCATAATAACAAAATGGAACAACAAAATAGGGAATTAGAATCAACATGAAATTTCAAAGCTTTATTCAAAGGGTGAATTTTTACACAAGGTGGATGGCCCATTCTATAGTGCCAAACTGTTTCATTAGAAATCTTTGAGTCTGAAATAGATGGAGAAGTAGAAgcaaatttttaattacaacTTTGATCACAACCCAGGTAGTACAAGTTGTCAAACTTTCTACCCATCCCAATCACCTTGGTCTTGGAAGTGTCCTGGATGACAAAACTTTCATCAGAAAATAAGAAGGTGCAATTAGTTGTGGCTGTTAAAGAGTTGACAGACAACAGATTACACTTAAAAGTAGGCACATATAAGACATTCTCAAGAGTAAGTTCAGGCTTTAAAATGACTGTTCCTATGCAGGAAACTTCTGCATGTAAACCATTAGGCAAAAGAACAGTTTTTAAATTGTAATTgacataaatatttttgaataaaaggaAATCATGACACGCATGATGTGTTGCTCTTGTGTCAATTATCCATTGAGAATTATGAACAAAAAATTTCTTACCAGAGAAGTGAGAGACTACAGGTTGATCTTCAGAAACATTCAGTTGTTTTCTTAGCAAGAATGGCCATAAGCTTCTGACATTGAAAACTTGACAAGCTAGAGATGAGGTCTCTCTCCATTAAGGACTCCTCTGGTTTTCCTTCATCAGCTCCTGAAAAATTTACACCTGTTGGCTTCCCTGTATTTTCTTTAGCATCACGATTGGGAAACTTGCCATGGTATTTATGTCCAAGAGGATATCCTTTTAACTTGTAACATCTCTCAATCGAATGATCATTCATTCCACAATGAGTACAATTGTAATTAGATCTAAAAGGTTGAACAACTCCAACAAACTGTCCATTATTTCCTGATGTGCCTTTCAGTCTCAGTAGAAGTATTACCTCCATTAGTTAAACTCCTTTGCCTTTCTTCCTGAACCACAACAGCGTAAGCTTTATTCACACTTGGAAGGGGATCACGCATCAAAATCTAAACCTAACCAAGCTGTAGAAATCATTTAATCCAACCAAAACTTCGAGTAATCGATCCTCTTCTTGATACTCTTGGATCACCTTCATTGCATTACAAGAACAAACAGGTTGTGGTCTATACTCCCTTATTTGATCCCATAATGCTTTCAATTGAGTATAGTATGTAGTAACAGTGTTGGATTCTTGAGTGAGGATTTCCATCATCTTCTTTGCTTCAAAGATACGAGGTGCATTCTTCTCAGTGAAGCGTTCATGTAACTCTGCCCAAATTTCTGCAGCATTATCATGATACATGATATTGTCTGCAATCTCATCAGAAATTGCGTGCAAGATCCAAGAGATGACAGTGTTGTTGCATCTACACCAACTGTCATAATCATCGTGATCTTCATCAGGTTGTGGCAGCTTTCCATTAACGAATTTAACTTTGTTTCTAGCAACCAAAGCAATCAGCATCGATCTTCTCCATGTGCTGTAATTCTCACTGCCTTTGAGAATCTTAGGAACAAGAATAGCACAGGATTATCACCATTCAAAAGAAAATAAGGATTCGAAAGATCGTTTGCAGTTGTCGATCTCGAATTTTCTCCAAGGACAGAGAACATATTCGAATCAATGTGTTCTCTGCTTCACGATTTGCTCGAGTGTGTACTCCTCCACCTCGAACTTGAGCTCTACTGCCTCGACCCATTAACACAAAGCAAAAACCAAATCAAAGAGAAAGtagaagaataagaagaagaagaagaagaagagctcACGAagttggctctgataccataacaGCTCGAAAGAGCAAGAACATGAAGAATGAAAAGACAGAAAAAATGTAAAACCAGATCTTTATTGAATGAATGATCTCATCTGATACAAACACCAATGGAAGCTACTTATACATGTAGCTTTGAAACAATACAGCTAAGCGAATTCAAAATGACAGTTAAGCAACCAACCAACTAACTAACTAGCATCCTAACCGACACTCTAACCAACTAACAATTTTCATAACCAATCTTGATACATCTAGATCCCAAGCCGTCATTATCAAAGGCTTCCTATCAAAGAACTGGTATACACCCTTTAACAAACTATCTCTATCTTCAATTGTATGAAATCTCACCAGAAACACACCATGCGTGAGTAAACTAATTCAATCAATGTTACTCACGCATGCGTGAGTAAACACACCATGCGTGAGTAACCTACCATGACATGAATTGGACGGTTCGCCCCCAACATATAACAAACAAGGGTAGATTTCCAGTCGTGAATTTCATCTATTATGTTTTCTTTTAGGATCTTAGCACATCCTCCAATATCTCCTATagctcaaaattaaaaaatagaagTAGAGTTTTAGGATTACCTACTATATTTTTGGCACTCGCCATTACTCCCATTACCTCTACAAAGAAAGCCTTAACCTCAGATGTGTGGAAGATTTCCTTGTCGGATGATCTTGGCGGAAGCTCTACATCGACACCATCATCTCCAATCATAGATTTCGTAACAATCGTTGGTAATGGCTCTTCACCCAAAATCAAATGTTCTTGTGATTCTTGTTCGGAATCTGAAACGTGAAGTTCTTCATTCCCGATTATATCATCAatcttctttgttttctttaCCGTATCAGTAAAGCTTGGCCCTTTCCTCTTGGTTCCCTCTTAGTCGCCTGAATCTTAGCAGCATCTCTTCGCAATCTTGGTCTCCCCGTCATGGCTAAACCCTAGCAGAGAAGAGTTAGAGAGAACaagatttgttttaattttggcTTCAAGATTCTCTTTTAATATCTTAAGAAATATGGCTTAAGAAGGGATAGGAGATAGAGATTGGTTTGGGGATTTGTAAATGGGGTTGCTATTATCATTGTAAAAGGGAATCTGAGGTAGACAGATGGAGTTGTTAATAGGTTTATGAAGTAATACGATCTTCctgagttagaaaaaaaaagaattttatttcagtaCTTTCAATAAAATAATCGCCTACATGAAAATTTATACTCCCATTGAAGGTGGCTAGTCATCTTCATGTTATgatctaatttaagttgcaaTGTTGAAATAAACTGTGTAAGATTCATCTCTAAAGCTAAACAATGGAGACAAAAGGAAATTTCTTGATGCTCCTTTAGCAACAAAGCTAATAGGATGGTACTTGGTGAGTCCTTTATTCATTGCAAAGCTGGCTCCCACACTTGATGATATTTTCAAGTTACAGCCCAGCTTCAATCTGCCACCTGCCTCATTGCTCACACTATACACAAAGCAACCTTTCTTACTTTGCAACTCTAATGATACTGACTCATTTCTTCCGTCTAATCCAGAAACAACCCGGAAAAGTGATGTAGAAGTTTTGTCATTTGAGGGATCTGTCACTGTGAGGTCATTGTCTTCTCCTTGCTCCATTACAATCATTCCAGGAAAATCAAATGGCTCCAACATTACTGATTTTCCAAAGATGTCCTTGGTTGGGGATAAGTCTGAAGAAGGCGAGTCCGTTATGATGAGTCTGAAAGTGGCATGAAGAGAAGAGTCTGTCCCAGATTCAGGAAGTTTCTCCATAGTGATAAAATTGTTTGAGTTTGTTAAGACGAGTGTTGAGTCTTCATGGTCTTGGGTGAACGACACCAAATAATCATTGTAAGAGGAAGGGATTGGAGTAATCCAATTTGAAGGAGAGCTAATTGATCCAGTTTTTAGGTTCCAATCACCACTGCTATGACCAACAAGTAGATAAGGGCCGTAAAGAATGGCCTGTATTGTAGCATACTCAGGTCGGTCATCTGGATCATTTCCAAGACAAAATAGTCAGCATATATCTATAAAGTTCTGTTGAAAAACTTGGTAAACATGCGAGTTTATAAAGGTGGATACCCAGTGAATCTACCTTTAATGGGGTCTATTCTTAGAGTAATTGGTAGCTGAAGTGTTACTACGTCACCAGGGCTCCAGTTATTagtaattgaaagaaaattacCTACATTATTATAAAATGACAAAAAGTTAAATTTTAGAAGCTCACAACCAACGCAAACACTAGAAATTTATTTGAGATTGTAATCCACTGAACCTGGAGCTGGTGGAGAAATTTCTTTGGCATTTAAGGTTGCCTTTGCGCCACTTGTGTGTGTCCAACTTGG from Cannabis sativa cultivar Pink pepper isolate KNU-18-1 chromosome 2, ASM2916894v1, whole genome shotgun sequence encodes:
- the LOC115720197 gene encoding uncharacterized protein LOC115720197 is translated as MIGDDGVDVELPPRSSDKEIFHTSEVKAFFVEILKGSENYSTWRRSMLIALVARNKVKFVNGKLPQPDEDHDDYDSWCRCNNTVISWILHAISDEIADNIMYHDNAAEIWAELHERFTEKNAPRIFEAKKMMEILTQESNTVTTYYTQLKALWDQIREYRPQPVCSCNAMKVIQEYQEEDRLLEVLVGLNDFYSLVRFRF